Proteins found in one Cryptococcus neoformans var. grubii H99 chromosome 14, complete sequence genomic segment:
- a CDS encoding replication factor C subunit 2/4, with protein MSAFAPRQAAPIKDPKLQPWVEKYRPKTIDDVSSQDNTVAVLRKALASTNLPHMLFYGPPGTGKTSTILALARQLFGPDLFRARVLELNASDERGISVVREKIKSFARETPRHAPGISSDGKEYPCPPFKLIILDEADSMTQDAQSALRRIMETYSKITRFCLVCNYVTRIIEPLASRCSKFRFKPLEQGSTRARMEMIAENEGVQTDPGVISLILELAGGDLRKAITYLQTAQRLHSSIEPPTPVSALSIHEISGVVPEDLITDLLAAMGVDRQIGIDRSLARGFDGVMVAVKRVEREGWSVGQVLEQIHDALIPIPSIPAVQKSLAGIAIAECDKGLCEGGDEELQLLDCMLRIKDIMGRL; from the exons ATGTCAGCATTCGCCCCACGACAAGCGGCTCCTATTAAAGATCCTAAACTACAGCCTTGGGTCGAAAAGTA TCGTCCGAAAACGATCGACGATGTCTCGAGCCAGGATAATACCGTCGCCGTCCTTCGAAAAGCCTTAGCATCAACCAAC TTACCGCATATGCTGTTTTATGGCCCTCCAGGGACTGGAAAGACGAGTACGATTTTGGCTTTGGCTCGTCAGCTGTTCGG CCCCGACCTTTTTCGTGCGCGAGTGCTGGAGTTGAATGCCTCTGATGAACGAGGTATCTCAGTAGTAAGGGAGAAAATAAAGAGTTTTGCGAGGGAAACGCCGAGGCATGCTCCTGGTATATCTTC AGATGGCAAAGAATATCCATGCCCACCGTTCAAGTTGATTATCCTAGACGAAGCGGACTCCATGACCCAGGATGCTCAATCGGCGTTGAGAAGAATCATGGAGACATATTCGAAGATTACTCGATTCTGTCTAGTGTGCAATTATGTTACTAG GATTATCGAGCCCCTCGCATCAAGATGTAGCAAATTTAGGTTCAAACCACTCGAACAGGGAAGTACAAGAGCgagaatggagatgatTGCAGAGAATGAAGGTGTTCAAACCGATCCCGGA GTGATTTCGCTTATCCTTGAACTTGCTGGAGGCGATTTGCGAAAGGCGATTACATACCTCCAAACAGCTCAGAGATTACATAGCTCGATCGAACCACCTACACCTGTGTCTGCTCTTTCCA TACACGAAATATCTGGCGTTGTCCCAGAAGATCTAATCACAGATCTCCTCGCTGCGATGGGAGTCGATAGGCAAATTGGGATCGATCGCAGTCTGGCAAGAGGATTTGATGGTGTTATGGTTGCCGTGAAGCGAGTTGAACGGGAAGGATGGAGTGTAGGGCAAGTGCTTGAGCAG ATCCACGACGCTCTCATACCCATTCCAAGTATACCAGCAGTTCAAAAGAGTTTGGCCGGCATTGCGATCGCAGAGTGCGATAAGGGTTTGTGCGAgggaggggatgaagagttgCAGCTTTTAGATTGTATGTTGAGAATTAAGGATATTATGGGTAGACTATAA
- a CDS encoding endoglucanase translates to MLISLLALVSLSPLTRAQLTPSPTYSPPTSSAGLTASNETPNTQWSNVLGNSLWFYDAQRSGRLDEGTYGNRVDWRNDSALEDGSDWGLDLVGGWYDAGDYIKATFPLSFTLFALSWGALTHGQGYGLANQTAYLDGTLRWGFDWLMKAHPSDDVLFIQVGSEDVDNNYWGGDQDIPTPRPGYPINSSYPGTDGWAAASTAFSLGSLLYTPGVSYRPTSSSSPPTSPSLGNSTYASQLLTHAKSLYSVANSTTPRQTYYTALGDEVAAYASSDWQDDLCASALALALATNDSAYYADAYNYYVQYGLTGAHEVWNWDSSEPAIYVMFAEIASAKPELAQGAGLDVNLTGWQTEVENYFDGLINEDFKNSFLTKGGLLYWNGDSDEASLNPAMAAAMLMFKYAPMASSTEKTNSYNSFAQSQLNYMLGANPMSVPYMVGQHPNSPSNPHSAPASGGFNMYNIRDDPPTEAHVLYGAMVGGPLRSDQFWDWRDDWVQTEIALDYNAMIPTLASMQLMNNTADPPYVDIAAGTYSIPSGQPCDEALPCGGGGGLSGGAIAGIVVGVIVGVVLLVIVGVWWWWRKKGKRWGSKW, encoded by the exons ATGCTTATCTCCCTCCTTGCCCTCGTTTCTCTGTCCCCACTAACCAGAGCCCAGCTCACGCCGTCCCCCACTTATTCTCCTCCCACCTCCTCTGCAGGACTCACGGCCTCCAATGAAACACCCAACACACAATGGTCGAATGTCCTTGGTAACTCCCTTTGGTTCTACGATGCTCAAAGGTCAGGTAGATTAGATGAAGGAACATATGGGAACAGAGTGGACTGGAGGAATGATAGCGCTTTAGAAGATGGGAGTGATTGGGGTTTGGACCTTGTCGGCGGATGGTACGATGCGGGTGACTACATCAAGGCGACATTTCCTTTG AGTTTTACCTTGTTTGCGCTCTCCTGGGGGGCGTTGACACATGGCCAAGGGTATGGCCTTGCCAATCAAACAGCCTATCTCGATGGGACCTTGAGATGGGGTTTTGATTGGCTCATGAAG GCACACCCATCGGATGACGTGCTGTTTATCCAAGTTGGTTCTGAGGATGTCGACAACAACTACTG GGGCGGCGACCAGGACATTCCAACTCCTCGGCCGGGGTACCCAATTAACTCTTCTTATCCCGGTACAGATGGGTGGGCCGCTGCCTCTACTGCCTTTTCATTAGGTTCCCTCCTCTACACACCGGGCGTCTCTTACAGACCcacttcatcatcctctcctccaaccTCACCCTCATTGGGAAACTCCACTTATGCGTCTCAGCTGTTGACACACGCCAAGTCACTTTACTCTGTCGCCAACTCTACCACCCCTCGGCAAACTTACTACACAGCTTTAGGCGATGAAGTTGCCGCTTACGCCTCTTCCGACTGGCAAGATGACCTCTGTGCATCTGCTCTCGCTCTGGCACTGGCGACAAACGACTCTGCGTATTACGCCGATGCATATAACTATTATGTCCAATATGGGCTGACAGGCGCACATGAAGTTTGGAACTGGGATTCATCAGAGCCGGCAATTTATGTCATGTTTGCGGAAATTGCGAGCGCAAAGCCCGAGTTGGCGCAAGGAGCTGGACTAGACGTGAACTTGACTGGATGGCAGACTGAAGTCGAAAACTACTTTGATGGGCTTATCAATGAGGATTTCAAAAATTCTTTCTTGACCAAAG GGGGATTACTCTATTGGAACGGTGATTCTGACGAGGCGTCCTTGAACCCTGCCATGGCTGCCGCCATGCTAATGTTCAAGTACGCTCCCATGGCCTCTTCAACCGAAAAGACCAACTCTTACAATTCATTCGCTCAATCTCAACTCAACTACATGCTCGGCGCCAACCCCATGTCAGTCCCTTACATGGTTGGGCAACACCCGAATTCCCCATCCAACCCTCACTCTGCTCCCGCTTCTGGTGGCTTCAACATGTATAACATCCGTGATGACCCTCCCACCGAGGCGCACGTGCTATATGGTGCGATGGTGGGTGGACCGCTGAGAAGTGATCAGTTTTGggactggagagatgaTTGGGTGCAGACGGAGATAGCATTGGATTATAACGCGATGATTCCGACTCTCGCCTCTATGCAG CTCATGAACAACACTGCCGATCCACCTTATGTCGACATCGCTGCAGGCACGTACTCCATCCCCTCTGGCCAACCTTGTGATGAAGCTCTTCCATGcggtggtggcggcggtCTTAGCGGTGGCGCGATTGCAGGAATTGTTGTGGGTGTTATTGTGGGCGTGGTCTTGTTGGTGATTGTGGGtgtttggtggtggtggaggaagaagggaaagagatggggtAGTAAGTGGTAA